In a single window of the Bacteroidia bacterium genome:
- a CDS encoding site-specific integrase — MENITLSIEKYHGNWRLFADFRYNLELLRIIKEVPGAQWSRTKKKWHFNLSRQVVELLAQKLEGRAMLDVSGLEEQWKEQEENKDRAAPGESLRELQAPTLSRADPGSHQVALRAYEELLRLKNYSPNTIRAYKSLFIIFLKNFPCRKPSSIRQSEIMDFMVHERSRRNWSSTLQNQMINAIKFFYEKLLKRDAQMYELPRARKEFRLPTVFSEDELRRIILAAGNLKHRAMLCLAYSAGLRISEIINLKMEDIDRDRMVITIRQAKGRKDRQVMLSSVLLALLEEYYKQEKKKPEVYLFEGQYAGQYSRRSLEKVMMAAKKKAGVKKRGSIHALRHSFATHLLEGGTDLFAIKELLGHSSIKTTLIYAHVSRQHLSKVQSPLDKLVSGSTKKLGDK; from the coding sequence ATGGAGAACATCACATTAAGCATAGAGAAATACCATGGCAACTGGCGGCTGTTTGCAGATTTCAGGTATAATTTAGAGTTGCTAAGGATCATTAAGGAAGTACCGGGAGCGCAGTGGAGCCGGACGAAGAAGAAGTGGCATTTTAATTTAAGCCGGCAGGTAGTAGAGTTGCTGGCGCAGAAATTAGAGGGGCGGGCCATGCTGGACGTATCAGGGCTGGAAGAACAATGGAAGGAGCAAGAAGAAAACAAGGACCGGGCCGCGCCGGGCGAATCCCTGCGGGAGTTGCAAGCACCCACCCTTTCCCGGGCCGATCCGGGTTCACACCAAGTTGCATTGAGGGCATACGAAGAATTATTACGATTAAAGAATTACAGTCCGAACACGATCCGGGCCTATAAGTCTCTATTCATTATTTTTTTAAAAAACTTTCCCTGCCGGAAGCCCAGCAGCATCCGGCAATCAGAGATTATGGATTTCATGGTACACGAGCGCAGCAGGAGGAACTGGAGCAGCACCTTACAGAACCAGATGATAAACGCCATTAAGTTTTTCTACGAGAAGCTTTTGAAGCGAGATGCGCAGATGTATGAATTGCCGCGGGCGAGGAAGGAGTTCAGGTTACCGACGGTATTTTCGGAAGATGAGCTCAGGCGTATCATACTGGCGGCGGGGAATTTGAAGCACAGGGCGATGTTATGCCTGGCTTATTCAGCGGGGCTTAGGATCAGCGAGATCATAAACCTGAAGATGGAGGACATAGACAGAGACCGGATGGTAATTACGATTCGTCAGGCCAAGGGGAGGAAAGATCGTCAGGTGATGTTAAGTTCCGTTCTGTTAGCGTTATTAGAAGAGTACTATAAACAGGAGAAGAAGAAGCCGGAGGTTTATTTATTTGAAGGGCAGTATGCAGGGCAGTACAGCAGGCGGAGTTTAGAGAAGGTGATGATGGCGGCGAAGAAGAAAGCGGGAGTAAAGAAGCGTGGGAGCATTCACGCCCTGCGGCACAGTTTTGCGACACACTTATTAGAAGGGGGCACGGACCTATTCGCCATAAAGGAGTTATTAGGGCACAGCAGTATAAAAACGACACTCATCTACGCCCACGTAAGCAGGCAGCACCTATCGAAGGTTCAGAGTCCGTTAGACAAGTTAGTATCGGGCAGCACAAAAAAGCTTGGTGACAAATAG